A single Fluviispira vulneris DNA region contains:
- a CDS encoding ATP-binding protein, translating into MQNNYSLEAYKRLVEVASSINVYERVEKSKYFAAEIWECEPCVAGDFPLWHTNTSSLYENVKYIFDYDFRKKYPSMLIYNDYLIISVNFPIYSYKINADKVSKNKKYTLKFYKKILDYDFIKHDSTFIEAFFILNFYVYLILLAILPIPIFLFKRKIEQNTARDLASQTLENVKNMIEHELINQENILKYPSDFDTTLQAVLHHNKVAQITLKSILIESLNPLDILQDVWNGIGNSKIKLTCSISIRNKLRFDKTTLYLIYNTILKNATHDSLGTKKIHVDIKQCSSFRTHKRIVFKISNDGIPIEKINREKIFQGYSNKKEGHGIGLKNLKEILKKSGSDLILSKQEKTCFIFELNVSDEKFNLIKSMTIPCLFEKEQPVPNPLTSENLPWVVVLEDNEMIWRGWKKRMTDAKIFLFKTPDEFFYFLDEEKINERPFLSKVKAIVSDFDFGNGVNFINSNLIGGLENEEEEFSGKLILCTGFNEKIQENIPVYMREKIDLFFQKKHISYFELQTMIDEKEKGIV; encoded by the coding sequence ATGCAAAACAATTACTCACTCGAAGCATATAAACGTTTAGTTGAAGTGGCTTCATCTATCAATGTTTACGAAAGAGTAGAAAAAAGTAAATATTTTGCTGCAGAAATTTGGGAGTGCGAACCTTGTGTTGCTGGGGATTTTCCTCTCTGGCATACGAATACTTCTTCTCTCTATGAAAATGTTAAATATATTTTTGATTATGATTTTAGAAAAAAATATCCATCAATGCTGATCTACAATGATTACCTAATTATATCAGTAAATTTCCCAATCTATTCATATAAAATAAATGCGGATAAGGTGAGTAAAAATAAAAAATACACCCTTAAATTTTATAAAAAAATCTTAGATTATGACTTCATAAAACATGATTCAACATTTATTGAAGCCTTTTTTATTTTAAATTTTTATGTTTATCTAATATTACTTGCTATTTTACCTATCCCTATTTTTCTTTTCAAAAGAAAAATTGAACAGAATACTGCCCGAGATCTTGCCTCACAAACGCTTGAAAATGTAAAAAATATGATTGAGCATGAACTTATCAATCAAGAAAATATCTTAAAATACCCATCGGACTTTGACACGACTCTCCAAGCTGTCTTGCATCACAATAAAGTAGCGCAAATCACTTTAAAATCTATTTTAATTGAAAGTTTAAATCCACTCGATATATTACAGGATGTTTGGAATGGTATAGGCAATAGTAAGATCAAACTTACTTGCAGTATATCCATCAGAAATAAATTACGCTTTGACAAAACCACCTTATACTTGATTTATAATACGATTTTAAAAAATGCGACCCACGATAGTCTTGGCACTAAAAAAATTCATGTTGATATTAAACAGTGCAGTTCTTTCCGCACCCATAAAAGAATTGTTTTCAAAATAAGCAATGATGGTATACCCATTGAGAAAATTAACCGCGAAAAAATATTTCAAGGATATTCTAACAAAAAAGAAGGACATGGAATTGGTCTAAAAAATCTGAAAGAAATATTAAAAAAATCAGGTAGCGATTTGATTTTGTCAAAACAAGAGAAAACCTGCTTTATATTTGAATTAAATGTTTCGGATGAAAAGTTTAATCTAATAAAGTCTATGACTATTCCATGCCTGTTTGAAAAAGAACAACCTGTCCCAAATCCACTCACTTCTGAGAACTTGCCGTGGGTGGTCGTTCTCGAAGACAACGAAATGATATGGCGTGGTTGGAAAAAGCGAATGACAGATGCAAAAATATTTCTATTTAAGACACCAGATGAATTCTTTTATTTTCTAGATGAAGAAAAAATAAATGAGCGCCCATTTCTTTCAAAAGTTAAAGCTATTGTTTCCGATTTCGATTTTGGCAACGGCGTTAATTTTATAAATTCCAATTTGATCGGCGGGCTTGAAAATGAGGAAGAAGAGTTTTCAGGAAAGCTAATATTATGCACAGGTTTTAATGAAAAAATACAAGAAAATATTCCAGTATACATGAGAGAAAAAATAGATTTATTTTTTCAGAAAAAACATATTTCATACTTTGAATTGCAAACCATGATCGATGAGAAAGAGAAAGGGATAGTCTAG
- the udk gene encoding uridine kinase, with translation MWQKHAYKLHSLEHKVRKAKGMTHAGDSGISQPYVIGVCGGSGSGKTTFCRQLVNFLGKDHVLHISQDAYYKDLTHLSFEQRQQINFDHPDIIEFSLLVSHLDELAIGKCVTLPMYDFAKHCRLIGNQIVTPKPIVIVEGVLLFNDSDTEKRINHKIFIDAPEEVRFERRLKRDVRERGRTAESVQNQFKATVSPMHNIYVEPGKNKADLVVSGEQSFEPIIAELSLKVLREVWAN, from the coding sequence ATGTGGCAAAAACACGCATACAAACTGCATTCTCTTGAGCATAAAGTGCGAAAAGCGAAGGGAATGACACACGCAGGTGACAGTGGCATTTCTCAACCCTATGTAATTGGTGTCTGTGGGGGATCCGGCAGTGGTAAAACCACTTTCTGTCGACAGTTAGTGAATTTTTTAGGAAAAGATCACGTTTTACACATCAGTCAAGATGCATATTATAAAGATTTAACTCACCTTTCTTTTGAACAGCGCCAACAAATTAATTTTGATCATCCAGATATTATCGAATTTTCTCTATTAGTTTCCCATTTAGATGAACTTGCAATTGGCAAATGTGTGACCTTGCCTATGTATGATTTTGCCAAACATTGCCGTTTGATTGGTAATCAAATTGTAACTCCCAAACCGATAGTGATTGTTGAAGGTGTTTTATTATTTAACGATTCAGATACTGAGAAAAGAATAAATCATAAAATATTTATTGATGCACCTGAAGAAGTTAGATTCGAAAGACGATTAAAAAGAGATGTAAGAGAAAGAGGTAGAACGGCAGAGTCTGTGCAAAATCAATTCAAAGCCACCGTAAGTCCGATGCATAATATTTACGTAGAACCAGGAAAGAATAAAGCAGATCTTGTTGTCTCAGGTGAGCAATCTTTTGAACCTATTATTGCAGAACTTTCTTTAAAAGTACTACGTGAAGTCTGGGCAAATTGA
- a CDS encoding acyl-CoA carboxylase subunit beta yields MTLSTEGSIKKLREVRVKTFEGGGAKRIEAQHEKGKMTARERIYELLDPSSFVELGAFVTHNCDQFGLEKQKFLGDGVITGYGTIGGRSVYVFAQDFTVLGGSLGEMHAKKICQVMELAIQNGTPIIGLNDSGGARIQEGVSSLGGYADIFYRNTLASGVVPQISAILGPCAGGAVYSPAITDFIIMTQTTSHMFITGPDVIKTVTGEDVDFETLGGADTHYSKSGVADASCIDEYQTISFIKKLLCYIPQNNLESPAIIPSTDPVDRADPELNSIIPDNPNQPYSMREVIKRVCDLDSFLELQTSFAKNMIIGFARLNGNSIGIVANDPMNLAGVLDINASIKAARFVRFCDAFNIPLIVFTDVPGFLPGTDQEWRGIIKHGAKLLYAFSEATVPRFTVITRKAYGGAYDVMNSKHIGADYNIAWPTAEIAVMGPEGACNIIFKNEISKASNPDEKRKELIQNYKDTFANPYVTAQKGFLDDIIEPKLTRKYLINALLINKNKRKNLPKRKHGNIPL; encoded by the coding sequence ATGACACTTTCAACCGAAGGATCCATAAAAAAATTAAGAGAAGTTCGAGTTAAAACTTTTGAAGGTGGTGGGGCAAAAAGAATCGAAGCCCAGCATGAAAAAGGAAAAATGACTGCGAGAGAGCGTATTTATGAGTTGCTCGATCCCAGCTCATTTGTCGAGCTCGGAGCATTTGTTACCCACAATTGCGATCAATTTGGCTTAGAAAAACAAAAGTTTTTAGGGGATGGAGTGATCACGGGCTATGGGACGATTGGGGGACGATCAGTTTATGTTTTTGCCCAAGATTTTACCGTATTAGGTGGTTCTCTTGGTGAAATGCATGCGAAGAAGATCTGTCAAGTCATGGAACTCGCCATTCAAAATGGAACACCCATTATAGGTTTAAATGACAGCGGTGGAGCACGCATTCAAGAAGGTGTTTCAAGTCTTGGGGGGTATGCAGACATTTTTTATCGCAACACCCTTGCCAGCGGTGTCGTTCCACAAATTAGTGCCATACTTGGGCCTTGCGCTGGTGGAGCTGTCTATTCACCCGCTATAACTGATTTTATAATCATGACTCAAACGACTTCACATATGTTCATCACAGGACCAGATGTGATTAAAACAGTCACGGGGGAAGATGTTGATTTTGAAACGCTTGGGGGAGCTGATACTCATTACAGCAAAAGTGGAGTTGCAGACGCATCGTGTATCGATGAATATCAAACGATTTCTTTTATAAAAAAATTATTATGCTATATTCCTCAAAATAACTTAGAAAGTCCTGCAATTATTCCATCAACAGATCCTGTCGATAGAGCTGATCCAGAACTCAACTCTATAATTCCAGATAATCCAAACCAACCTTACAGTATGCGTGAAGTTATAAAAAGAGTTTGTGATTTAGACTCATTTCTAGAATTACAAACCTCATTTGCTAAAAATATGATCATTGGTTTTGCTCGTTTAAACGGTAACTCAATCGGAATTGTTGCAAATGACCCAATGAACTTAGCAGGGGTGCTTGATATCAATGCGAGTATTAAGGCAGCAAGATTTGTACGTTTTTGTGATGCATTTAATATTCCCCTCATCGTCTTCACCGATGTCCCAGGTTTTTTACCAGGAACAGATCAAGAATGGCGAGGAATTATTAAGCATGGTGCAAAATTACTGTATGCCTTTAGTGAAGCTACAGTCCCACGCTTTACAGTAATAACTCGGAAGGCTTATGGAGGCGCTTATGATGTCATGAATTCAAAACATATAGGTGCTGATTACAATATTGCTTGGCCAACAGCTGAAATTGCTGTGATGGGGCCAGAAGGTGCATGCAATATTATTTTTAAAAATGAAATTTCTAAGGCCTCAAATCCTGACGAAAAAAGAAAAGAACTTATTCAAAATTATAAAGACACCTTTGCAAATCCATATGTAACAGCGCAAAAAGGATTTTTAGATGATATTATCGAACCTAAATTAACAAGAAAATATCTAATAAATGCACTATTAATAAATAAAAATAAGCGAAAGAATTTACCTAAAAGAAAACATGGCAATATTCCTCTTTAA
- a CDS encoding cobalamin B12-binding domain-containing protein, whose translation MKSILCSTANFSLQVCANHEDNSGTHILGGVSFAKIPRILIAKCGLDGHDRGAKYIARALRDAGMEVIYTGIRQSPEDVAMTAVQEDVDLVGLSLLSGAHNTLFPKLLDALKLNGGEDIPVFGGGVIPDTDIPHLKSLGVKAIFTPGTRVEDVIIEIKKILEG comes from the coding sequence ATGAAGTCAATCCTCTGCTCTACAGCAAATTTTTCTCTGCAGGTATGCGCAAACCATGAAGATAATTCAGGAACTCATATTTTGGGTGGTGTTTCATTTGCGAAAATCCCACGTATTCTCATTGCCAAATGCGGACTAGATGGACATGATCGAGGAGCAAAATACATAGCCCGCGCACTCCGTGATGCAGGCATGGAAGTCATTTACACTGGAATTCGTCAATCACCTGAAGATGTTGCAATGACCGCAGTGCAAGAAGACGTCGATCTCGTAGGTCTTTCACTCTTATCTGGTGCGCACAATACTCTCTTTCCTAAGCTTTTGGACGCTTTAAAGCTAAATGGTGGTGAAGACATACCTGTATTTGGTGGCGGAGTGATACCAGACACTGACATTCCTCATCTTAAATCCTTAGGGGTAAAGGCCATTTTCACCCCAGGCACCCGCGTCGAAGATGTAATTATCGAAATAAAAAAAATTCTTGAAGGATAA